In the Periophthalmus magnuspinnatus isolate fPerMag1 chromosome 4, fPerMag1.2.pri, whole genome shotgun sequence genome, one interval contains:
- the pdzk1ip1 gene encoding PDZK1-interacting protein 1, with the protein MRSKVDLTVLFLVVSLGSALSQNTQSPVSARTLPQWLTGIIAVVGFLFLTFVIFLVKRAWCEKPKRNIMDFESPKENEYVTRNDSEFRRHSGELKTYTNLALEKHEDRVTAM; encoded by the exons ATGAGGTCTAAAGTGGATCTGACCGTCTTGTTTTTGGTTGTGAGTCTGGGGTCGGCGCTGAGTCAAAACA CCCAGTCCCCAGTCTCCGCTCGGACTCTTCCTCAGTGGCTCACAGGGATCATCGCTGTCGTCGggttcctcttcctcaccttcGTCATCTTCCTCGTCAAAAGAGCCTGGTGTGAGAAACCCAAAcg GAACATCATGGACTTTGAGTCGCCCAAAGAGAACGAGTACGTGACGAGGAACGACAGCGAGTTCCGACG ACACAGCGGCGAGCTCAAGACCTACACAAACCTGGCTCTGGAAAAGCACGAGGACAGAGTCACGGCCATGTGA
- the nwd1 gene encoding NACHT domain- and WD repeat-containing protein 1 yields MLRIFISSSFSDMSSERKTLLEKAYPEVLTYCRSLGLVFEVVDLRWGLRTSPSVEHDSCELFLHEIQTSKRISVIPAFVVLLGNRYGHRALPRLISEKHFEAFSSKLSKNTDGLKLLSQWYLKDANAVPPTYVLQPITAHLAHYRDYSPENALKREGDAAKWKSIETQLLTLLRNTATSAQSAGELHPEERQRYYTSDSSSLVFIREIPHQKVREGPKRFAKFMDLTADGLMDAEAQTLLTSLKARLYSGPQKILNLHCVELSKGAIDPKRKEHAQYLESLCEQFVSQVKTRIGAALDERPRRKIWGSVREETQKLDLTALTTEEVSRHVSASVELCKDFQGREGLLGKLCLTMWESTNERHAPIVVHGELGMGKTLLLCKLAQEMRSVLENRAAVVVRLLTLLHPQKYSVENMLRSLCCQICLAFGLAPPTSLTADAHLVSFFLNVLEQVSQQGNNLLLILDDVDRLADKNGKLRWLPYELPPNVHLVVSMETKSEAFARMRLRMETLENFFEVERLGAEDGEMMAESYLRSQNRTLAQEQKDFVLKSFEKSGSPLHLRLMLSLGKRWSSFTPLAELRLAASAQEMTSLLLHTMEERHGRELTAAALGYIALGREGLLECELRDVLSLDDDVIKEVYKHFLPPSPSLIRFPPLLWAGLKYDLTEHLTERWTNGIATIVFKNRRFSESVSSRYLTSDRKGRALKILAEFFLGRWSGKLKPVALPGLSLVLPDRKVPPQPLWFGAGLANVRKLQELPFHLLQAGLWEELKQEVISNAEWLFCKSRVCGVQAVVQDLDQSWRIMDCVETKLIRDVLILIKPSLDYLDGNMEMTLFYSELLSRLRSLAPLYPALIGQLCSQCETWLLSCTEPILIPQTSFLQPPGGALTHTLTGLQGGVLCLDVRVEEFFQLFSVPAGVLCLDVCVEEFFQLFSVPADVCVEEELVVAGSDDGVIGVWSIPDAQLLHTLLGHTGAVLVVRVTGSALCVSLAADGSMRKWDLLRGKQEASADEVLATDRGPVRLSVCERRGLLTVHTETQVKFFGLDGFSLLSSISDPDSQILGVLDDSVVSLCGPGLVQISQALDRTKDPVMVRLQEQEANQNQTQDQTQAPNPDCPQAPGRTLTLCSSVALSRRQKVLVVFNEGILFQISKDGGHTSKKFPLTPSVFNVSHDEKILLAGSDLVLVLFRLDGVDRFLDRFLELVHDDEVLSACVSSDSRMLFSGAKDQIIRVWSITTGALLDSLCGLDAPVSSLSLLSDLIVSASSSSTAVKLWTLRYDTRHKPPAHIPTGSAHSALTRDCDQVFYVQNQGHHEVLSWSPDTGGVSERMAVSVEVSCLEVAQSKRLLLCGLLSGTVFIYPLTQPEETLCIPPPESLSRVRALTLSPSERLLGVAYDDQLCLFTLTSRDCFPAVQGPDSRLLLGLLHGPLTCCGLLNDQRFIYGTSCGEVRLHDFRSGSGSVLEAHRSRVSCVTVSNWESHALIGSDDTTQRLYSLRPTRLQHSMDYKGFFFEGVLCAAFSDSDQFVFTGSRDRTIKVWGVSTGKLLLVQFVYFPVVRMVTYRNGFVALSKQGTIIRETFRCPDHISPDYNPLRTVRAQYRVTSNPDDPRDPCGAEEQGRSHSTQGAELHEFNPAHLSLMDVMKSKPSPTCVLL; encoded by the exons GTTCTCTTGGGAAACCGTTACGGACACCGCGCTCTTCCTCGTCTCATTTCTGAAAAACACTTTGAAGCGTTTTCATCCAAACTCTCCAAAAACACAGACGGCCTCAAACTGCTCAGCCAATGGTATCTCAAGGACGCCAACGCTGTCCCGCCCACCTACGTCCTGCAGCCAATCACGGCTCACCTGGCTCACTACAGGGACTACTCCCCCGAAAACGCCCTGAAACGAGAAGGTGACGCAGCCAAATGGAAATCCATCGAGACTCAGCTCCTGACGCTGCTCAGAAACACGGCGACTTCAGCCCAGAGCGCCGGAGAGCTCCACCCAGAGGAGCGGCAGCGCTACTACACCTCAG ACTCTTCCTCCCTCGTCTTCATTCGTGAGATTCCTCATCAGAAAGTCCGGGAAGGCCCTAAACGCTTCGCCAAGTTCATGGACCTGACGGCGGACGGACTGATGGACGCGGAGGCGCAGACTCTCCTGACGTCCCTCAAAGCGCGTCTCTACTCCGGACCGCAGAAGATCCTAAACTTACACTGCGTCGAACTGTCCAAGGGCGCCATCGACCCCAAACGGAAAGAACACGCGCAGTACCTCGAGAGCCTGTGCGAGCAGTTTGTGTCGCAGGTGAAGACTCGGATCGGCGCCGCTTTGGACGAGAGACCGCGCCGCAAAATCTGGGGAAGCGTCCGAGAAGAGACGCAGAAGCTGGACTTGACGGCGCTGACCACGGAAGAGGTTAGCCGTCACGTTAGCGCTAGCGTCGAGTTGTGCAAAGACTTCCAGGGAAGGGAGGGGCTGCTGGGGAAGCTCTGTCTGACGATGTGGGAGTCGACGAACGAACGCCACGCGCCGATCGTCGTCCACGGAGAGCTGGGGATGGGGAAAACGCTGCTGCTTTGTAAGTTGGCTCAGGAGATGCGGAGCGTTTTGGAAAACCGAGCCGCCGTCGTCGTGAGGCTGTTGACGTTACTCCACCCTCAGAAGTACAGCGTCGAGAACATGCTGCGGAGTCTGTGTTGCCAGATCTGTTTGGCGTTCGGCTTAGCTCCGCCCACTTCGCTCACCGCCGACGCACATTTGGTCAGTTTTTTCCTGAACGTGCTGGAACAAGTGTCGCAGCAAGGGAACAACCTGCTCCTGATCCTGGACGACGTCGACCGCCTCGCCGACAAGAACGGCAAACTAAGATGGCTGCCGTACGAACTCCCGCCCAACGTGCATCTggtggtttccatggagacgaaatCGGAGGCGTTCGCGAGGATGCGGTTACGGATGGAGACGCTGGAGAACTTCTTCGAGGTGGAGCGTCTGGGAGCGGAGGACGGAGAGATGATGGCGGAGTCGTATCTGAGGTCGCAGAATCGCACTTTGGCTCAGGAGCAGAAGGATTTTGTGCTGAAAAGTTTCGAGAAGTCAGGGAGTCCACTGCACCTGCGACTCATGCTGTCGCTAGGGAAACGCTGGAGCTCGTTCACGCCGTTAGCCGAGCTGCGACTGGCCGCCAGCGCACAGGAAATGACATCACTGCTGCTGCACACGATGGAGGAGCGACACGGACGAGAGCTGACGGCCGCCGCCCTCGGATACATCGCTCTGGGCAG GGAGGGGCTGTTGGAGTGTGAGTTGCGTGACGTGCTGTCGCtggatgatgatgtcataaaggAGGTGTACAAACACTTCCTGCCCCCGAGCCCCTCCCTCATCCGCTTTCCCCCCCTcctgtgggcggggctaaagtATGACCTCACAGAACACCTGACCGAGCGCTGGACCAATGGCATCGCCACAATCGTCTTCAAAAACAG GCGTTTCTCAGAGTCCGTGTCGTCTCGTTACTTGACCTCTGACCGTAAAGGTCGCGCTCTGAAGATTCTGGCTGAGTTCTTCCTGGGTCGATGGAGCGGGAAACTCAAACCTGTGGCTCTTCCTGGTCTGTCCCTGGTTCTGCCCGACAGGAAG GTCCCGCCCCAGCCGCTGTGGTTCGGCGCCGGATTGGCCAACGTCCGAAAACTGCAGGAGCTGCCGTTTCACCTGCTGCAGGCGGGGCTGTGGGAGGAGCTTAAACAAGAAGTCATCA gtAACGCAGAGTGGCTGTTCTGTAAGAGTCGGGTCTGTGGAGTCCAGGCCGTGGTCCAGGACTTGGACCAGAGCTGGAGGATCATGGACTGTGTGGAGACCAAACTGATACGAGACGTTTTGATCCTCATCAAACCGAGCCTGGACTATCTGGACGGGAACAtgg AGATGACGCTGTTCTACTCGGAGCTCTTGTCTCGTCTCCGCTCTCTGGCGCCGCTGTaccctgctctgattggtcagctcTGCTCTCAGTGCGAGACGTGGCTGCTCTCCTGCACCGAGCCTATCCTCATCCCACAGACCAGCTTCCTacagcctccagggggcgctctgacgCACACGCTCACCGGCCTGCAGGGAG GTGTTCTCTGTTTAGACGTGCGTGTGGAGGAGTTCTTTCAGCTGTTCTCTGTCCCTGCAGGTGTTCTCTGTTTAgacgtgtgtgtggaggagTTCTTTCAGCTGTTCTCTGTCCCTGCAG acgtgtgtgtggaggaggagttGGTTGTTGCCGGTTCAGACGACGGTGTGATCGGCGTTTGGAGCATCCCCGACGCTCAACTGCTGCACACGCTCCTCGGACACACAG GTGCAGTTCTGGTGGTGCGTGTGACTGGCTCCGCCCTCTGCGTCTCATTGGCTGCTGACGGCTCGATGAGGAAGTGGGATTTGCTTCGGGGGAAACAGGAGGCGAGCGCGGACGAGGTGTTGGCGACGGACCGCGGGCCTGTGCGCCTGAGCGTGTGCGAGAGGCGGGGCCTCCTCACGGTGCACACGGAGACACAG GTGAAGTTCTTTGGTCTGGACGggttctctcttctctcctcgaTATCGGACCCGGACTCTCAGATCCTCGGGGTTCTGGACGACTCTGTGGTCTCTCTGTGTGGACCGGGCTTAGTCCAGATCAGCCAGGCCCTAGACCGGACCAAAGACCCCGTCATGGTCCGGCTCCAGGAACAGGAAgcgaaccagaaccagacccaGGACCAGACCCAGGCCCCAAACCCGGACTGTCCCCAGGCCCCGGGCAGGACCCTGACGCTCTGCTCGTCTGTGGCTCTGAGCAGAAGACAGAAGGTCCTTGTGGTGTTTAATGAAGGAATCCTCTTCCAG atttctAAAGACGGAGGCCACACGTCCAAGAAGTTTCCTCTGACGCCCTCAGTGTTTAATGTGTCCCACGACGAGAAGATCCTCCTGGCAG gctcagacctggttctggttctgttcCGGTTGGATGGTGTGGATCGGTTCTTGGATCGGTTCTTGGAGCTGGTTCATGATGATGAGGTTCTTTCAGCCTGTGTCTCCTCAGACTCCAGGATGCTCTTCAGCGGAGCCAAGGACCAGATCATCAGG GTCTGGTCCATCACCACGGGGGCGCTCCTGGACTCTCTCTGTGGACTGGACGCTCCCGTCTcgtccctgtctctcctctctgacctcATCgtctccgcctcctcctcgtccACGGCGGTCAAACTCTGGACGCTCCGATACGACACGCGCCACAAACCCCCCGCCCACATCCCCACTGGCTCCGCCCACTCCGCCCTCACACGGGACTGTGACCAGGTCTTCTACGTCCAGAACCAGGGACACCACGAAGTCCTGAGCTGGAGCCCAGACACAG GTGGGGTCAGTGAGCGCATGGCGGTGTCGGTGGAGGTGTCGTGTTTGGAGGTGGCTCAGTCCAAGCGTCTCCTCCTCTGCGGTCTCCTCAGTGGGACGGTCTTCATTTACCCCCTGACCCAGCCCGAGGAGACCCTGTGCATCCCGCCCCCCGAGAGCCTGAGCCGCGTCCGAGCCCTGACCCTCAGCCCCAGCGAGCGCCTCCTGGGCGTGGCCTACGACGACCAGCTCTGCCTCTTCACCCTCACCTCCAGGGACTGTTTCCCCGCCGTCCAAGGCCCAGACTCCAGGCTCCTGCTGGGGCTTCTGCACGGACCACTGACCTGCTGCGGACTGCTCAACGACCAGAG GTTCATCTATGGGACGAGCTGTGGGGAGGTGCGGCTCCATGACTTCAGGTccggttctggttcagttctggagGCTCATCGTAGTCGGGTTTCGTGTGTGACTGTGAGTAACTGGGAGAGCCACGCCCTGATCGGCTCCGACGACACCACCCAGAGACTGTACTCCCTCCGCCCCACACGGCTCCAGCACAGCATGGACTACAAG gGTTTCTTCTTCGAGGGCGTCCTCTGCGCTGCTTTCTCCGACAGCGACCAGTTTGTGTTCACCGGCTCCAGAGACAGAACCATCAAAGTCTGGGGAGTCTCCACAG GGAAGCTGCTCCTGGTGCAGTTCGTGTACTTCCCGGTCGTGCGGATGGTGACCTACAGAAACGGCTTTGTGGCTCTGTCCAAACAGGGGACCATCATCAGAGAGACGTTCAGATGCCCCGACCACATCAGCCCCGACTATAACCCGCTCAGGACGGTGCGGGCGCAGTACAGGGTCACGTCCAACCCCGACGACCCCCGCGACCCGTGTGGCGCCGAGGAACAGGGGCGGAGCCACAGCACACAGGGGGCGGAGCTGCACGAGTTCAACCCCGCCCACCTCAGCCTGATGGACGTCATGAAGTCCAAACCATCACCCACCTGCGTCCTTCTGTAG